One Natrinema halophilum genomic window carries:
- a CDS encoding SDR family oxidoreductase: MAVTSEFDIDFDGTVAVITGASGALGSAAVERFLETGATVCAVDVIAPTDEDSLLESEPSDESALTFYEADLTDEDDVAELIASVVDDHGRIDHLLNIAGTWRGGDHIEETTLKEFEALIDVNLKTAFLASKHALPHLQDAGGAIVSISARSSLEGGEGDGPYRITKAGIRLLTETLAEENRGTVRANCVMPSVIDTPMNRDMMPDADHDSWVDPLEIADVMAFLCSDGAAVTSGAAVPVYGEA, translated from the coding sequence ATGGCAGTGACCTCCGAGTTCGACATCGACTTCGACGGAACCGTTGCGGTGATAACCGGTGCGAGCGGCGCGCTCGGCAGCGCTGCTGTCGAACGGTTCCTCGAGACCGGTGCAACGGTCTGTGCCGTCGACGTGATCGCGCCGACCGACGAAGACAGCCTGCTCGAGTCCGAGCCGAGCGACGAGTCGGCGCTTACGTTTTACGAGGCGGATCTAACCGACGAGGACGATGTCGCGGAACTGATCGCAAGCGTCGTCGACGATCACGGCCGGATCGATCACCTGTTGAACATCGCGGGGACGTGGCGAGGCGGCGATCACATCGAGGAGACCACCCTGAAGGAGTTCGAGGCGCTCATCGACGTCAACTTGAAGACGGCCTTCCTCGCGTCGAAACACGCGCTTCCCCATCTCCAGGATGCGGGCGGTGCGATCGTTAGCATTAGCGCGCGTTCCTCGCTCGAGGGCGGCGAGGGCGACGGCCCCTACCGGATCACGAAGGCGGGAATCCGGCTGCTGACGGAGACCCTCGCCGAAGAAAACCGCGGGACCGTGCGGGCGAACTGCGTGATGCCGAGCGTAATCGACACGCCGATGAACCGCGATATGATGCCCGACGCGGATCACGATTCGTGGGTCGACCCGCTCGAAATCGCGGACGTTATGGCCTTTCTCTGTAGCGACGGTGCGGCGGTGACGAGCGGGGCCGCGGTGCCAGTCTACGGCGAAGCGTGA
- a CDS encoding response regulator, which produces MSDGRDDPIDVLLIEDDSEDARRIRDSFADLELEISVHVVADGSKAVSLLTDRVDDPTAMPDLIVLNLNLARMSGLEFLDTIEDEPVIRRLPILVLTRSATGEDVRKCYELPANAYITKPTDPLEYANLVEAIADFWFRHVALPTSAL; this is translated from the coding sequence ATGAGCGACGGACGCGACGACCCGATCGACGTTCTCTTGATCGAAGACGATTCGGAAGATGCACGCCGCATTCGCGATTCGTTCGCCGACCTCGAGCTCGAGATTTCGGTCCACGTCGTCGCAGACGGATCAAAAGCCGTGTCACTACTTACGGACCGCGTCGACGATCCGACGGCGATGCCCGACCTCATCGTGCTAAATCTGAATCTGGCGCGGATGAGCGGCCTCGAATTCCTCGATACGATCGAAGACGAACCGGTGATTCGCAGGCTTCCGATCCTCGTATTGACGCGATCGGCAACCGGCGAAGATGTTCGGAAATGCTACGAACTGCCGGCAAATGCCTATATAACGAAACCAACTGATCCGCTCGAATACGCCAACCTGGTGGAGGCCATCGCGGACTTCTGGTTTCGACACGTCGCACTTCCGACGAGCGCATTGTAG
- a CDS encoding HEAT repeat domain-containing protein: MIGEGGEAVEYRGRGAAEFDLPSVLAQLDGQDPSEQLAAVRRIRSVIEEHERPAACVPTVPKLRSLLERTDVDFHEEIATCLAELAVEAPSDVAPSTGTIAAVAVERADQPVARELLRCLAAVAAERPAVVGDHTAAIVSVLEQRRGYDRHGLRILAHVSRRRPEEIVQAVSVLTEALKTNPTENGRPVLRAFSRLARSGTTVPSLEFVEHAVDLVDHDETPLRYDAIGCLGDVAAQDPAAVESVCDDLAVALSCADPDTRATAAVTLARVAAERQTAINPVRSQLLGLLTDDHAHVRANACAALGHGRVDAAATRLASLEREDPSAIVRDRAGWALEQLS; encoded by the coding sequence ATGATTGGGGAAGGGGGCGAGGCAGTCGAATACCGGGGCCGGGGGGCCGCCGAGTTCGACCTGCCATCAGTCCTTGCGCAACTCGACGGTCAAGACCCTTCGGAACAACTCGCTGCGGTCCGCCGAATACGATCGGTAATCGAAGAGCACGAACGGCCGGCCGCGTGCGTTCCAACTGTACCCAAGCTTCGTTCGCTGCTCGAGCGAACGGACGTCGACTTTCACGAAGAGATTGCTACCTGTCTCGCCGAACTTGCGGTCGAAGCGCCCTCCGACGTCGCCCCGTCGACCGGGACGATAGCGGCCGTGGCGGTCGAGCGTGCCGACCAACCGGTTGCGAGGGAACTCCTTCGCTGTCTCGCCGCCGTCGCAGCGGAACGTCCCGCGGTCGTCGGCGATCACACGGCGGCCATCGTTAGCGTGCTCGAGCAACGCCGCGGATACGACCGACACGGACTCCGGATACTGGCGCACGTCTCGAGGCGCCGTCCGGAAGAGATCGTTCAGGCGGTATCCGTCCTCACAGAAGCGCTGAAGACGAACCCAACCGAAAACGGCCGGCCGGTACTGCGAGCTTTCAGCCGACTGGCACGATCGGGCACAACGGTCCCGTCCCTCGAGTTCGTCGAACACGCCGTCGACCTCGTCGATCACGACGAAACGCCGCTGCGGTACGATGCGATCGGCTGTCTCGGCGACGTCGCCGCGCAAGATCCGGCCGCTGTCGAATCAGTCTGTGACGATCTAGCGGTGGCACTCTCGTGTGCGGACCCGGACACGCGAGCCACCGCCGCGGTCACGCTCGCCCGCGTAGCCGCCGAGAGACAGACCGCAATTAACCCCGTTCGATCGCAGTTGCTCGGTTTGCTAACGGACGATCACGCACACGTCCGGGCGAACGCCTGCGCCGCGCTCGGCCACGGTCGCGTCGACGCGGCCGCCACTCGCCTCGCGTCTCTCGAACGCGAGGATCCGTCCGCCATCGTACGCGACCGCGCTGGCTGGGCTCTCGAACAGCTTTCCTAA
- a CDS encoding SpoVR family protein yields MTVSNSDRFRKQAIAADLEEPVAEARNLATKLGLEPYPVKYWIIDYDEMNELIAYGGFQSRYPHWRWGMQYDRQQKQGQYSGGKAFEIVNNDNPAHAFLQESNTVADQKAVITHVEAHSDFFANNDWFGMFTSGRADEDQVNAAAMLERHARAIDEYMSDPDIERAEVEKWIDHCLSLEDNIDQHQVFSRRLDIDGPAGEKIDEDLAEKLDELDLSDEIKGEVFTEEWVEKLEGEEGAVSFPEAPQKDVLSFVREHGKQYDDEAGRGVEMEEWQRDILDMMRAEAYYFAAQKMTKVMNEGWAAYWESAMMTDEVFAGDDEFLNYADHMAKVLASGGLNPYSLGMELWEYVENTTNRQEVIEHLLRVEGISWRNLTEVVDFDDVLETLQPPSAIETITPETLDSLAEVPDEWVDREALERARTGEIDVETYPWKVLTYEGLARRHYSLVKRQNRGFLGRVSQNELERIGRYLFDDARYSSVEEALEDVDFAAGWDRMFDVRESHNDVTFLDEFLTQEFITENNYFTYEHSQATGQFHVASDAAEDVKKKLLLQFTNFGKPTIAVYDGNYNNANELLLGHQYNGVMLDLGQAKETLKRIFELWGRPVNLLTIVKEIDEHDIEVAKRRNREPEPEERGKLIRYDGDTVTTEDIPWEEVEHLAADDVDYDTKPDEWLA; encoded by the coding sequence ATGACAGTGAGTAATTCCGATAGATTCCGCAAACAGGCGATCGCGGCAGACCTCGAGGAACCGGTCGCGGAGGCCCGAAACCTCGCGACGAAGCTCGGCCTCGAACCGTACCCGGTGAAGTACTGGATCATCGACTACGACGAGATGAACGAACTCATCGCGTACGGCGGGTTCCAGTCGCGATATCCCCACTGGAGATGGGGGATGCAGTACGACCGTCAGCAAAAACAGGGCCAGTACAGCGGCGGGAAGGCCTTCGAAATCGTCAACAACGACAATCCAGCGCACGCGTTCCTTCAGGAGTCGAACACGGTCGCCGACCAGAAGGCGGTCATCACCCACGTCGAGGCTCACTCGGATTTCTTCGCGAACAACGACTGGTTCGGCATGTTCACGAGCGGCCGCGCCGACGAAGATCAGGTCAACGCAGCCGCCATGCTCGAGCGCCACGCCCGAGCCATCGACGAGTACATGTCCGATCCCGACATCGAGCGCGCCGAGGTCGAAAAGTGGATCGACCATTGCCTCTCGCTCGAGGACAACATCGACCAGCACCAGGTGTTCAGCCGGCGTCTCGACATCGACGGGCCCGCCGGCGAGAAGATAGACGAAGACCTTGCGGAGAAACTCGACGAACTCGACCTCTCCGACGAGATCAAAGGCGAAGTCTTCACCGAGGAGTGGGTCGAGAAACTCGAGGGCGAAGAGGGTGCGGTGAGTTTCCCCGAAGCGCCACAGAAGGACGTGCTGTCGTTCGTCCGCGAGCACGGCAAGCAGTACGACGACGAGGCCGGGCGAGGCGTCGAAATGGAGGAGTGGCAGCGGGATATCCTCGACATGATGCGCGCCGAGGCCTACTACTTCGCCGCCCAGAAGATGACGAAGGTGATGAACGAAGGCTGGGCCGCCTACTGGGAGTCAGCGATGATGACCGACGAAGTCTTCGCCGGCGACGACGAGTTTCTGAACTACGCCGACCACATGGCGAAGGTCCTCGCCTCCGGGGGACTCAACCCCTATAGCCTGGGGATGGAACTCTGGGAGTACGTCGAGAACACGACGAATCGCCAGGAGGTCATCGAGCACCTGCTGCGCGTCGAGGGCATCTCCTGGCGGAACCTCACCGAAGTCGTCGACTTCGACGACGTCCTCGAGACGCTCCAGCCGCCGTCGGCGATCGAGACCATCACCCCGGAAACGCTCGATTCGCTCGCGGAGGTGCCCGACGAATGGGTCGATCGCGAGGCGCTCGAACGAGCGAGAACCGGCGAGATCGACGTCGAAACGTACCCCTGGAAAGTGCTGACGTACGAGGGGCTGGCTCGGCGCCACTATTCGCTGGTCAAACGACAGAACCGCGGCTTCCTCGGCCGGGTTTCCCAGAACGAACTCGAGCGAATCGGTCGATACCTCTTCGACGACGCCCGATATTCGTCGGTCGAGGAAGCGCTCGAGGACGTCGACTTCGCGGCCGGCTGGGATCGGATGTTCGACGTTCGGGAGAGCCACAACGACGTCACGTTCTTGGACGAGTTCCTGACGCAGGAGTTCATTACGGAGAACAACTACTTCACGTACGAACACTCACAGGCGACGGGCCAGTTCCACGTCGCGAGCGACGCGGCCGAGGACGTCAAGAAGAAACTCCTCCTGCAATTTACGAACTTCGGCAAGCCGACGATCGCGGTCTACGACGGCAATTACAACAACGCGAACGAATTGCTGCTTGGCCACCAGTACAACGGCGTCATGCTCGATCTCGGTCAGGCGAAAGAGACGCTCAAACGTATCTTCGAGCTCTGGGGTCGGCCGGTGAACCTGCTGACGATCGTCAAGGAGATCGACGAACACGACATCGAGGTCGCAAAGCGCCGCAACCGCGAACCCGAACCGGAAGAGCGAGGGAAACTGATCCGGTACGACGGCGACACGGTCACGACCGAGGATATCCCGTGGGAAGAGGTCGAACACCTCGCTGCCGACGACGTCGACTACGACACCAAACCCGACGAGTGGCTCGCATAG
- a CDS encoding YeaH/YhbH family protein: protein MGLRDDLDRFREVGEERREDLADFIQYGDLGQSRPGEIKIPVKIVSLPEFEYDQRDKGGVGQGEDGTPDTGQPVGQPQPQPGEDGEEGEPGEEGGDHEYYEMDPEEFAEELDEELGLDLDPKGKKVVEEKEGPFTDLTRTGPNSTLDFERMFKEGLKRKLAMDFDEEFLRELCKVEGIEPRDVFEWARGENLPVSMAWIEEAYKAVPDEERGTWTSIEEVEENVEREDVQQKIRREGIDHVPFRREDERYRHPEIIEEKEKNVVVVNIRDVSGSMREKKRELVERTFTPLDWYLQGKYDNAEFIYIAHDADAWEVERDEFFGIRSGGGTKISSAYELAAQLLEEYPWSDWNRYVFAAGDSENSSNDTGERVIPLMEEIPANLHAYVETQPSGNAINATHAEELERHFGPDDDDVAVAYVNGESDVTDAIYDILSTESDDSE, encoded by the coding sequence ATGGGACTGAGAGACGACCTCGATCGATTCCGCGAAGTCGGTGAAGAGCGCCGCGAGGATCTGGCCGACTTCATCCAGTACGGCGACCTCGGGCAGAGCCGACCGGGGGAAATCAAGATTCCGGTGAAGATCGTCTCGCTGCCGGAGTTCGAGTACGACCAGCGCGATAAGGGCGGGGTCGGACAGGGCGAAGACGGAACGCCCGATACCGGACAGCCGGTCGGCCAGCCCCAGCCGCAGCCGGGCGAGGACGGCGAGGAGGGTGAGCCCGGCGAGGAAGGCGGCGATCACGAATATTACGAGATGGACCCCGAGGAGTTCGCCGAAGAACTCGACGAGGAACTCGGGCTCGACCTCGACCCGAAGGGAAAGAAAGTCGTCGAGGAGAAGGAGGGGCCGTTCACGGACCTCACTCGAACCGGCCCCAACAGCACGCTCGACTTCGAGCGCATGTTCAAAGAGGGGCTCAAGCGCAAGCTCGCGATGGACTTCGACGAGGAGTTCCTGCGGGAACTGTGCAAGGTCGAGGGGATCGAACCGCGGGACGTCTTCGAGTGGGCACGCGGTGAGAACCTCCCGGTATCGATGGCCTGGATCGAAGAAGCGTACAAAGCCGTTCCCGACGAGGAGCGCGGCACGTGGACCTCGATCGAGGAGGTCGAGGAGAACGTCGAGCGCGAGGATGTCCAGCAGAAGATCCGCCGGGAAGGGATCGACCACGTCCCCTTCCGCCGCGAGGACGAACGCTACCGCCACCCCGAGATCATCGAGGAAAAAGAAAAGAACGTCGTCGTCGTCAATATCCGCGACGTCTCCGGCTCGATGCGGGAGAAAAAGCGCGAACTCGTCGAGCGCACGTTCACGCCGCTCGACTGGTACCTCCAGGGCAAGTACGACAACGCCGAGTTCATCTACATCGCCCACGACGCGGACGCCTGGGAGGTCGAACGCGACGAGTTCTTCGGCATCCGGAGCGGCGGCGGCACCAAGATATCGAGCGCCTACGAACTCGCCGCCCAATTGCTCGAAGAATACCCCTGGAGCGACTGGAATCGCTACGTCTTTGCCGCGGGCGACTCCGAGAACTCCTCGAACGACACCGGCGAGCGAGTGATCCCGCTGATGGAGGAGATTCCAGCCAACCTCCACGCTTACGTGGAGACCCAGCCCAGCGGCAACGCGATCAACGCGACCCACGCCGAGGAACTCGAGCGCCATTTCGGACCCGACGACGACGACGTCGCGGTGGCGTACGTAAACGGCGAGTCGGACGTGACCGACGCGATATACGACATTCTCTCGACGGAGAGTGATGACAGTGAGTAA
- a CDS encoding PrkA family serine protein kinase produces the protein MTGHDYVTEADRALEETYEEPMSLAAYVDRIFANPSIASHASKYLLEAIEAAGTRTVVEEGEEKERYRFFDDPHNDGEHAILGNTEVLNGFVDDLRSIAAGRAKDEKIIWFEGPTATGKSELKRCLVNGLREYSKTADGRRYTVEWNVTTAEASERGLSYGGDATAADDQNWYESPVQAHPLSVFPQEVREDLLAQLNDGLDDHVPVQVDAQLDPFSREAYDFLEERYRREGEEALFSAITDENHLRVKNYVVDVGQGVGVLHSEDDGRPKERLVGSWMHGMLQELDSRGRKNPQAFSYDGVLSQGNGVLTIVEDAAQHADLLQKLLNVPDEQSVKLDKGIGMDVDTQMLIISNPDLEAQLNQHADRNGMDPLKALKRRLDKHRFGYLTNLSLETELIRRELTNETEVWEAGSYDELAERIREPVTVTVKDRDGETRVQEFAPHAIESAALYAVVTRLDEEDLPNGLDLVDKALIYDQGYLQEGDTRREKDEFDFDDDGNDGDHGVPVTYTRDTLAELLQSDRDRHHTDLSVEDVVMPRDVLNAMVEGLADAPVFSTNERSEFENRVVPVKNYIYDQQESDVIEAIMHDKRVDEETVAEYVEHVYAWETDEPLHNDRGERVEPDPLKMKLFEIEHLGRFSEDEYEGNLPRESVRNFRREKVITSLNRHAWEHRNEDFSVEDVDLTAIPVIKTVLESHDWDDVERTFEDFDPRQWDDPPSGTETAAVKEDTIETMVSLFGYTEASAELTSRHVMGQVSYRWD, from the coding sequence ATGACCGGACACGACTACGTCACCGAGGCGGACCGCGCGCTCGAGGAGACCTACGAGGAACCGATGAGCCTCGCGGCGTACGTCGATCGGATCTTCGCGAACCCGTCGATCGCCTCCCACGCCTCGAAGTACCTGCTCGAGGCAATCGAGGCCGCCGGCACCCGAACCGTGGTCGAGGAGGGCGAAGAGAAAGAGCGGTACCGGTTCTTCGACGATCCACACAACGACGGCGAGCACGCGATCCTCGGCAACACCGAGGTGCTAAACGGGTTCGTCGACGACCTGCGATCGATCGCCGCGGGGCGGGCGAAAGACGAGAAGATAATCTGGTTCGAGGGTCCGACAGCGACCGGTAAATCCGAGCTCAAGCGCTGTCTGGTCAACGGGCTGCGCGAGTACTCAAAAACAGCGGACGGGCGCCGGTACACCGTCGAGTGGAACGTCACGACCGCGGAAGCCAGCGAGCGGGGGCTAAGCTACGGCGGGGATGCGACGGCGGCCGACGACCAGAATTGGTACGAGAGCCCGGTTCAGGCCCATCCCCTGTCGGTGTTCCCTCAGGAGGTTCGCGAGGACTTGCTCGCCCAGTTAAACGACGGTCTCGACGACCACGTTCCCGTTCAGGTCGACGCACAACTCGATCCGTTCTCCCGGGAAGCATACGACTTCCTCGAGGAGCGCTACCGCCGAGAAGGCGAGGAGGCGCTGTTCTCGGCGATTACCGACGAAAACCACCTCCGCGTGAAGAATTACGTCGTTGACGTCGGTCAGGGCGTCGGCGTCCTCCACTCTGAGGACGACGGACGACCCAAGGAACGACTCGTCGGCTCCTGGATGCACGGCATGCTCCAGGAACTCGACTCGCGCGGGCGAAAGAACCCGCAGGCGTTTAGCTACGACGGCGTCCTCTCGCAGGGCAACGGCGTCCTCACTATCGTCGAGGACGCCGCTCAGCACGCCGACCTCCTCCAGAAGCTGCTGAACGTCCCCGACGAACAGTCGGTGAAGCTGGACAAGGGCATCGGGATGGACGTCGACACGCAGATGCTGATCATCTCGAATCCCGACCTCGAGGCCCAGCTTAACCAGCACGCCGACCGGAACGGAATGGACCCGCTGAAGGCGCTCAAGCGCCGGCTGGACAAACACCGGTTCGGATACCTGACGAACCTCTCGCTCGAGACGGAGCTGATCCGACGCGAACTGACGAACGAGACGGAGGTCTGGGAGGCCGGAAGCTACGACGAACTCGCCGAGCGAATTCGCGAGCCGGTGACGGTTACAGTCAAGGATCGCGACGGCGAAACGCGGGTTCAAGAGTTCGCCCCGCACGCGATCGAATCGGCGGCGCTGTACGCGGTCGTCACGCGACTGGACGAAGAGGACCTACCGAACGGGCTCGACCTCGTCGACAAGGCCCTCATCTACGACCAGGGCTACCTCCAGGAGGGCGATACTCGACGAGAGAAAGACGAATTCGACTTCGATGACGACGGAAATGACGGCGATCACGGCGTTCCGGTAACGTACACCCGAGACACCCTGGCGGAACTGCTTCAGTCCGATCGGGACCGCCATCACACGGATCTGTCGGTCGAAGACGTCGTCATGCCCCGAGACGTACTCAATGCGATGGTCGAGGGGCTCGCCGACGCGCCGGTCTTCTCGACGAACGAACGCTCCGAGTTCGAGAATCGCGTCGTTCCGGTGAAGAACTACATCTACGATCAGCAAGAGAGCGACGTCATCGAGGCGATCATGCACGATAAACGCGTCGACGAGGAGACCGTCGCCGAGTACGTCGAACACGTCTACGCCTGGGAAACCGACGAACCGCTGCACAACGACCGCGGCGAGCGCGTCGAGCCCGATCCGCTGAAGATGAAGCTGTTCGAAATCGAGCACCTCGGACGGTTCTCCGAGGACGAATACGAGGGGAACCTCCCCCGCGAAAGCGTCCGGAACTTCCGGCGTGAGAAGGTCATCACGTCGCTGAACCGCCACGCGTGGGAACACCGCAACGAGGACTTCTCGGTCGAGGACGTCGACCTCACCGCCATCCCGGTGATCAAGACGGTACTCGAGAGCCACGACTGGGACGACGTCGAACGGACGTTCGAGGACTTCGACCCGCGTCAGTGGGACGATCCGCCGAGCGGGACCGAAACGGCGGCGGTCAAAGAAGACACGATCGAAACGATGGTCTCCCTGTTCGGTTACACGGAGGCCTCGGCCGAACTGACCAGCAGACACGTCATGGGACAGGTGAGCTACAGATGGGACTGA
- a CDS encoding PrkA family serine protein kinase, with protein MTGDIETLEQLSTDYKESMPADLRETKSFDWYLEEVYEDPKVARNAHQRVADMFDYYGTTYDETEGMVEYQLASEDPLGDGENTFYGKVIHQSIHEFVNKVKSGARRLGPERRIKLLLGPVGSGKSHFDKQVRRYFEDYTLRDEGRMYTFEWINLCDVIQDQDPADDTVRSPMNQDPLVLLPLEQRQRVIDDLNENLDAPYTIQNEQSLDPESEFYMDRLLAYYDDDLQQVLENHVEIVRFVADENKRQGLETFEPKDKKNQDETELTGDVNYSKIAIYGESDPRAFDYSGAFCNANRGIFSGEELLKLQREFLYDFLHATQEQTIKPKNNPRIDIDQVIVGRTNMPEYKDKKGDEKMEAFNDRTKRIDFPYVLSYEDEAQIYNKMLSNADVPDINVEPHTLEMAGLFGVLTRIEEPDTETVGLLSKAKAYNGEIDEGDDIDVKKLRDEAAAKAEIGEGMVGVSPRFIGDEIAEAIMDSKHRQRGFLSPLTVFNFFEENLEHHGSIPEENFEQYYRYLETVREEYKERAIEDVRHALAYDIDEIQRQGEKYMDHVMAYIDDDTIEDQLTGREQEPDETFLRSVEEKLDIPEDRKEDFRQEVSNWVSRRAREGEAFNPQDNERLRRALERKLWEDKKHNINFSALVSANEFDDDERSAWIDALIEQGYSEEGAKEVLEFAGAEVAKAEMED; from the coding sequence ATGACCGGTGACATCGAGACACTCGAGCAGCTCAGTACGGATTACAAGGAATCGATGCCCGCAGACTTGCGGGAAACAAAGTCCTTCGACTGGTACTTAGAAGAAGTGTACGAGGATCCGAAGGTGGCTCGCAACGCCCACCAGCGCGTCGCGGACATGTTCGATTACTACGGCACCACCTACGACGAGACCGAAGGGATGGTCGAGTACCAACTCGCAAGCGAGGATCCGCTCGGTGACGGCGAAAACACTTTCTACGGGAAGGTGATCCATCAGTCGATCCACGAATTCGTCAACAAGGTAAAATCGGGAGCAAGGCGGCTGGGGCCCGAACGGCGGATCAAACTCCTGCTCGGCCCGGTCGGCTCCGGCAAGTCCCACTTCGACAAGCAAGTCCGCAGATACTTCGAGGATTACACGCTGCGAGACGAGGGTCGAATGTACACGTTCGAGTGGATCAACCTCTGTGACGTCATCCAGGACCAGGACCCGGCCGACGACACCGTCCGCTCTCCGATGAACCAGGATCCGCTCGTGCTCCTCCCACTGGAGCAGCGCCAGCGGGTGATCGACGATCTCAACGAGAACTTAGACGCGCCGTATACGATCCAGAACGAACAGTCGCTGGATCCTGAAAGCGAATTCTACATGGACAGGCTACTTGCGTACTACGACGACGATCTCCAGCAAGTCCTCGAAAACCACGTCGAGATCGTCCGATTCGTCGCCGACGAGAACAAGCGCCAGGGACTGGAAACCTTCGAACCCAAGGACAAGAAAAACCAGGACGAAACCGAACTCACCGGCGACGTCAACTACTCGAAGATCGCCATCTACGGCGAAAGCGATCCGCGCGCGTTCGACTACTCGGGGGCGTTCTGTAACGCAAACCGCGGCATCTTCTCCGGCGAGGAACTCCTCAAACTCCAGCGTGAGTTCCTCTATGACTTCCTCCACGCGACCCAGGAACAGACGATCAAACCGAAGAACAACCCGCGGATCGACATCGACCAGGTGATCGTTGGCCGCACCAACATGCCCGAGTACAAGGACAAGAAGGGCGACGAAAAGATGGAGGCGTTCAACGATCGCACCAAACGGATCGACTTCCCCTACGTCCTCTCCTACGAGGACGAGGCCCAGATCTACAACAAGATGCTCTCCAACGCCGATGTCCCCGACATCAACGTCGAACCTCACACCCTCGAGATGGCGGGGCTCTTCGGCGTCCTCACTCGTATCGAGGAACCCGACACCGAGACCGTGGGGTTGCTCTCGAAGGCCAAAGCCTACAACGGCGAGATCGACGAGGGCGACGATATCGACGTCAAGAAGCTTCGCGACGAAGCCGCCGCGAAAGCCGAAATCGGGGAAGGCATGGTCGGCGTTTCACCGCGGTTCATCGGCGACGAGATCGCAGAGGCGATCATGGACTCGAAACACCGACAGCGCGGATTCCTCTCTCCGCTGACGGTGTTTAACTTCTTCGAGGAAAACCTCGAGCACCACGGTTCGATCCCCGAGGAGAACTTCGAGCAGTACTACCGCTACCTCGAAACGGTCCGCGAGGAGTACAAAGAACGCGCCATCGAGGACGTCCGTCACGCGCTGGCGTACGACATCGACGAGATTCAGCGCCAGGGCGAGAAGTACATGGACCACGTGATGGCCTACATCGACGACGACACCATCGAGGACCAGCTTACCGGTCGCGAGCAAGAACCCGACGAGACCTTCCTCCGATCGGTCGAGGAGAAACTCGACATCCCGGAGGATCGCAAGGAGGACTTCCGACAGGAGGTCTCGAACTGGGTCTCCCGGCGCGCTCGCGAAGGGGAAGCATTCAACCCGCAGGACAACGAGCGCCTGCGTCGCGCCTTAGAGCGCAAACTCTGGGAGGACAAGAAACACAACATCAACTTCTCCGCGCTGGTGTCGGCAAACGAGTTCGACGACGACGAACGCTCGGCGTGGATCGACGCGCTGATCGAACAGGGTTACTCCGAGGAAGGCGCAAAGGAGGTGCTCGAATTCGCCGGCGCTGAGGTCGCCAAGGCCGAAATGGAAGACTAA
- a CDS encoding DUF5820 family protein, whose amino-acid sequence MSDSDTEEREDDSSVPDGWDIWSRGEDGRLVLAYRPDVFNAEAFPAPCLPTLYLTHGKRTRRPGINPADTADSSDWFVTLYLEPDVSLNETRRFPTRAAAFEQTIELARRFDAGEIDCRALYQVPRDAYLERLDELTGADTTEC is encoded by the coding sequence ATGTCGGACTCGGATACCGAAGAACGCGAAGATGACTCGAGTGTGCCGGACGGGTGGGACATCTGGAGTCGTGGTGAGGACGGACGCCTCGTTCTCGCGTACCGGCCGGACGTGTTCAACGCCGAGGCGTTTCCCGCACCCTGTTTACCGACCCTGTATCTCACACACGGCAAACGGACCCGGCGTCCTGGGATCAATCCGGCCGACACCGCCGATTCGTCGGATTGGTTCGTTACGCTCTATCTCGAACCTGACGTGTCGCTGAACGAAACGCGTCGATTCCCGACTCGAGCGGCCGCGTTCGAGCAGACGATCGAACTCGCTCGACGGTTCGACGCCGGCGAAATCGACTGCCGCGCGCTGTACCAGGTACCACGAGATGCGTATCTCGAGCGCCTCGACGAGTTGACCGGTGCTGACACAACCGAGTGCTAA
- a CDS encoding UPF0179 family protein, with amino-acid sequence MSTVTLIGSRLAEPGTEFVYEGEADGCTGCPYRSQCLNLSTGTKYRVTSVRENAQTLECAMHDRGVRAVEVEPASVRANISSKGAYAGSKTSLPGPCPYIECPSHEYCEPDGVEFGEEYRITDIVGDPPHEICHLDRSLELVELESDE; translated from the coding sequence ATGTCGACCGTTACGCTCATCGGCTCTCGGCTTGCCGAACCGGGAACCGAATTCGTCTACGAGGGCGAAGCAGACGGCTGTACCGGCTGCCCCTACCGCAGCCAGTGTCTCAATTTGTCGACCGGGACGAAATACCGCGTTACGTCCGTCCGAGAAAACGCCCAGACGCTCGAGTGTGCTATGCACGACCGGGGCGTCCGAGCCGTCGAGGTCGAACCCGCGTCCGTGCGTGCGAACATCTCGTCGAAGGGTGCCTACGCCGGGAGCAAAACGAGTCTCCCCGGTCCCTGCCCGTACATCGAGTGTCCGAGCCACGAGTACTGCGAGCCCGACGGCGTCGAGTTCGGCGAGGAATATCGCATCACGGACATCGTCGGCGACCCGCCACACGAAATCTGCCATCTCGACCGGTCCCTCGAACTCGTCGAACTCGAGAGCGACGAATGA